The Sphingomonas sp. So64.6b genome includes a region encoding these proteins:
- a CDS encoding aldo/keto reductase encodes MSLPTRQIGPFTVSAIGLGCMNLNHAYATPPSEAEGTALLNRALDLGVTLIDTAALYGLGANERLIGKAILHRRAEFTLSSKCVLDMVDGKRALDGSPAAIARTVEGSLGRLGTDHIDMVYLHRLDQRVAVEESVGALVRLKEAGKIGAIGLSEMSAATIRRAHAVHPIAAVQSEYSPAVRNPEIAVLQACRELGIGFIAFSPVARGLLAGAVRSADYAQHDIRATMPRFIEPNLSHNLAIVDAFDALAADAGCTPAQLSLGWVLSRGDHIVPIPGTASIAHLEEDIATLGISLDQAVLAQVDTLFETRPIRGARYTAAMQAQIDTETFAGEDFARP; translated from the coding sequence ATGTCCCTGCCCACCCGCCAGATCGGCCCGTTCACCGTCTCCGCCATCGGCCTGGGCTGCATGAACCTCAACCACGCTTATGCGACGCCGCCGTCCGAAGCCGAGGGCACCGCGTTGCTCAACCGCGCGCTCGACCTGGGCGTGACGCTGATCGACACCGCCGCGCTTTATGGCCTGGGCGCCAATGAACGGCTGATCGGCAAGGCAATCCTGCACCGCCGCGCCGAATTCACGCTGTCGAGCAAATGCGTGCTCGACATGGTCGATGGCAAACGCGCGCTCGACGGATCGCCCGCGGCGATCGCGCGTACCGTGGAGGGCTCGCTCGGCCGGCTCGGCACCGACCATATCGACATGGTTTATCTCCACCGCCTTGATCAGCGCGTGGCCGTAGAGGAGTCGGTCGGCGCGCTGGTGCGATTGAAGGAAGCGGGCAAGATCGGCGCGATCGGCCTGTCGGAAATGTCCGCCGCGACGATCCGGCGCGCCCATGCCGTTCACCCGATCGCCGCGGTGCAATCGGAATATTCGCCGGCGGTCCGCAACCCGGAGATCGCCGTGCTTCAGGCATGCCGCGAACTGGGCATCGGTTTTATCGCCTTTTCACCCGTGGCACGCGGCCTGCTCGCCGGCGCGGTGCGCAGCGCGGATTATGCGCAGCACGACATCCGCGCCACCATGCCACGGTTTATCGAACCCAATCTGTCGCATAATCTCGCCATCGTCGACGCCTTTGACGCGCTCGCGGCGGACGCCGGTTGCACCCCGGCACAGCTTTCGCTGGGCTGGGTCCTGTCACGCGGCGACCATATCGTGCCGATCCCCGGCACCGCCTCGATCGCTCATCTCGAGGAGGATATCGCGACGCTCGGCATCTCGCTCGACCAGGCCGTGCTGGCGCAGGTCGATACGCTGTTCGAGACACGACCGATCCGCGGCGCGCGCTATACCGCGGCAATGCAGGCACAGATCGACACCGAGACTTTCGCCGGCGAGGATTTTGCCAGACCCTAA
- a CDS encoding helix-turn-helix transcriptional regulator — MSNSFGERLTLALKALSMSRGRLAVELQVDKSLVGRWASGAVRPASHNLERLTHLLAEKHPGLTLLDWEREPADFAAFFGVDPVSVAPPRQTGITLPGETLDAAHASTSQRGEAYEGFWRATHPAVIAPGRFFHEHGMIRRGDAGLLQFDLGGPDVRYVGSILPIEGQVFVIATDTVRHLPCFMIFNIVTMPKIILMDGILLTAGNAMRNPSAYPIVMERIGDLSGDPETDDAHAASLMARPQFVQDDALVSPAMRNHLIRDFGPDAAKGGGELLLTATGTPDLAKVVAALNYPG; from the coding sequence ATGTCAAACAGCTTCGGAGAGCGCCTCACTCTGGCGCTGAAGGCCTTGTCGATGAGCCGTGGACGGCTCGCGGTCGAGTTGCAGGTCGACAAGTCGCTGGTCGGGCGCTGGGCCTCCGGCGCCGTCCGCCCCGCATCGCATAATCTGGAGCGCCTGACTCACCTCCTCGCCGAAAAGCACCCGGGCCTGACGTTGCTCGACTGGGAGCGCGAGCCGGCCGATTTCGCCGCTTTTTTCGGCGTCGACCCGGTCAGCGTCGCACCGCCGCGTCAGACCGGCATTACGCTGCCGGGCGAAACCCTCGACGCCGCGCACGCCTCGACCAGCCAGCGCGGCGAGGCCTATGAAGGGTTCTGGCGCGCAACCCATCCCGCGGTCATCGCACCCGGCCGCTTCTTCCACGAACACGGCATGATCCGGCGCGGCGATGCCGGCCTGTTGCAATTCGACCTGGGTGGCCCGGACGTCCGTTATGTCGGATCGATCCTGCCGATCGAAGGACAGGTCTTCGTCATCGCCACCGACACCGTCCGGCACCTGCCCTGCTTCATGATCTTCAATATCGTCACCATGCCGAAGATCATCCTGATGGACGGCATCCTGCTGACCGCCGGCAACGCAATGCGCAATCCGTCGGCCTATCCGATTGTCATGGAGCGGATCGGCGATCTGTCTGGCGACCCGGAAACCGACGACGCGCACGCCGCATCACTGATGGCCCGGCCGCAATTCGTCCAGGACGACGCGCTTGTTTCCCCGGCGATGCGCAATCACCTGATCCGGGATTTCGGACCGGATGCGGCAAAGGGCGGTGGGGAGCTGCTGCTTACGGCGACTGGAACACCGGATCTGGCCAAGGTCGTCGCGGCGCTCAACTATCCAGGTTGA
- a CDS encoding SGNH/GDSL hydrolase family protein: MTEPDLVDVPITPQIVRGALELERTAQGLLPHRLPAWARAQCPDAQLAMAEAQPSGVRLAFHTTATIIELDTLATRRVYVGAPRRPDGVYDLLIDGRLAAQASAGGGKVLTIDMSTGSVRTDAGPASTLRFADLPGGPKHIEIWLPHNETTEIVALRANAAVTPAVASGRRAWLHHGSSISQGSDAASPTGIWPTIAALRAGVELTNLGLGGNALLDPFIARIMRDTPAELISLKLGINLVNTDLMRLRAFAPAVHGLLDTIRDGHPDTPLLIVSPILCPIHEDTPGPSAFDMTALADGRLRFYAAGDPTERAAGKLTLNIIRDTLERIVDQRAKRDPAIHYLDGRKLYGAHDCAERPLPDELHPDAATHRRIGERFADLAYGESGPFSN, translated from the coding sequence ATGACCGAGCCAGACCTGGTTGACGTACCGATCACCCCGCAAATCGTGCGCGGCGCGCTCGAACTCGAACGCACCGCGCAGGGGCTGCTCCCGCACCGCCTTCCGGCGTGGGCGCGCGCGCAATGTCCCGACGCTCAACTGGCCATGGCGGAAGCGCAGCCATCCGGGGTCAGGCTGGCCTTTCACACCACTGCAACCATCATCGAGCTCGACACGCTGGCCACCAGGCGAGTCTATGTCGGGGCGCCGCGCCGGCCGGATGGCGTGTATGACTTGCTGATCGACGGCCGCCTGGCCGCACAGGCAAGCGCCGGCGGCGGCAAGGTCCTGACCATCGACATGTCGACCGGCTCCGTCCGTACCGATGCCGGGCCGGCCAGCACCTTGCGCTTCGCCGATTTGCCCGGCGGGCCCAAGCATATCGAGATCTGGCTACCGCATAACGAGACCACCGAAATCGTCGCACTGCGCGCCAACGCAGCCGTGACCCCCGCCGTCGCGTCGGGCCGCCGCGCCTGGCTGCATCATGGCAGCTCGATCAGCCAGGGGTCCGACGCGGCCAGCCCGACCGGCATCTGGCCCACGATCGCCGCGTTGCGCGCCGGCGTCGAACTGACCAATCTTGGGCTGGGCGGCAACGCGCTGCTCGATCCGTTCATTGCGCGTATCATGCGCGATACGCCCGCCGAGCTCATCAGCCTCAAGCTCGGCATCAACCTGGTCAATACCGACCTGATGCGGCTGCGCGCTTTTGCGCCCGCCGTCCACGGCTTGCTCGACACGATCCGCGACGGGCATCCCGACACGCCGCTGCTGATCGTATCGCCGATCCTGTGCCCGATCCACGAGGACACGCCCGGTCCAAGCGCCTTCGATATGACCGCCCTGGCGGACGGACGGCTGCGCTTTTACGCGGCGGGCGACCCCACCGAACGTGCCGCCGGGAAACTGACGCTCAACATCATCCGCGACACGCTGGAGCGGATCGTGGACCAACGCGCGAAGCGCGACCCGGCGATCCATTATCTCGACGGCCGCAAACTCTACGGCGCGCATGATTGCGCCGAACGCCCCTTGCCGGACGAACTCCATCCGGATGCCGCCACTCACCGGCGCATCGGCGAGCGTTTCGCCGATCTTGCTTATGGTGAGAGCGGCCCGTTCAGCAACTGA